The genomic window gtgaagaggtgactgtggtgctggccttctaggcagagttacgaagaaaaagccatatctcaaactggccaataaaaataaaagattaagatggtcaAAAGAACACAcatactggacagaggaactgccaaagggttttctaatgatcaattatccctttaaaattataaacttggattagctaacacaacgtgccattgaaacacaagagtgatggttgttgataatgggcctctgtacacctatgtagatattccataaaaaatcagccatttccagctacaatagtaatttacaacattaacaatgtctacactgtatttctgatcaatttgatgttatattTAAATGGGCAAAAAATGTGCATTGTTttcttcaaaaacaaggacatttctaagtgaccccaaacctttgaacggttgtgtgtaccagtcaaaagtttggacacctactcattccagggttttgctttatttttcctattttctacattgtagaataatggtgaagacatcaaaactatgaaattacacatggaatcatgtagtaaccaaaagtagccaccctttgccttgacagcttgcacactctttggcattctttcaaccaacTCCACCTGgactgcatttcaattaacaggtgtgccttaaaagttaaatagtggaatttatttcctccttaatgcgtttgaaccagtcagttgtgttgtgacaaggtaggggtggataACAGAAGatcgccctatttggtaaaagaccaagtccatattatgaataaatgcttcagagttcaagtaacagacacatctcaacatcaactgctcagaggagactgcgtgaatcaggctttcatggttgaattgctgcaaagaaaccactactaaaggacaacaataagaagagacttgcttgggccaagaaacacgagcaatggacattagactgatgGAAGTCTGTcctttttggtctgatgagtccaaatttgagatgtttggttccaaccaccctgtctttgtgagatgcagagtcgGTGAAGGGATGATCGCCGCATGTGcgattcccaccgtgaagcatggaggaggtgtgacggTGTGGAGGttatttgctggtgacactgatttatttagaattcaaagcacgcttaatcagcatggctaccacagcattctgcagcgatacgccactACATCTaatttgctcttagtgggactatcatttgtttttcaacaggagaatgacccaaaacatacctccaggctgtgtcagggctattttaccaagaaggagagagattgagtgctgcatcagatgacctggcctccacaatcatctgacctcaacccaattgagatggtttggggtaagttggaccacagagtgaaggaaaagcaaccaacaagtgctcagcatatgtgggaactccttcaagactgttggaaaagcattctttattaagctggttgagagaatgccaggtgcaaagttgtcatcaaggaaaagggtggctactttgaatataaagtatatttagttttttttgcgctttggttactacatgattccaaatgttaGTTCATAgatcatgtcttcactattattatatgaagtagaaaatagtaaacataccctggaatgagtaggtgtgtcaacgtTTTTTGACTGGTACTAGATATTTATGTTTTGGGGTTTTTACCCCTTATAGGATGGCCAAAATTAGGGTGACTAAATCAATGGAGGCCAGAGAAAAGTGGCCAAAAATCTGGAAATTTGCATCACGTCAGATAGGCTAGATTATGTGCAAGAAATAGGGCTACTGGCAACCTGACAGGCTCCTTTGCCTGTTGAACTCGTCATCTTTCTTCTCGAATGCGCAGgactttttatttaaccaggtaggccggttgagaacaatttctcctttacaactgcgacctggccaagataaagcaaagcagtgcaacacaaacaacacatttacacatgggataaacacgtacagtcaacacaatagaaaagtctatatacagtgtgtgcaaatgtagtaatattggggaggtaaggcaataaataggccgtagtggcgcaATACTACAATTTAGCATAAAACACCGGAGTgaaagatgtgcagatgatgatgtgcaagtagagatactggggtgcaaagagcaaaaataaataacaatatggggatatggtagttgggtgggctgtgtgtacaggtgcagtgatcggtaaagctgctctgacagctgatgcttaaagataGTGGGGGACATATGTCTCCAGCTTTAGGGaattttgcagttcattccagtcattggcagcagagaactggaaggaaaggcggccaaaggaggagttggctttgggggtgaccaatgaaatatacctgctggagtgagtgcattgggtgggtgttgctatggtgaccagtgagctgagataaggtttggttttacctagcaaagacttatagatgacctggagccagtgggtttggcgctGAATTTGagggagggccagccaacaaaAGCATATAGGTCgaagtggtgggtagtatatggggctttggtgacaaaacggatggcactgtgatagactacagctaatttgctgagtagagtgttgggggctattttgtaaatgacatcgccaaagtcaaggatcggtatgatagtcagttttacaaggatatgtttggcagcatgagtgaaggatgctttgttgcgaaataggaagccgattctagatttaattttggattggagattcttaatgtgagtctggaaggagatatgtcttaccagacacctaggtagttGTCAACACATTCTCactcagaaccgtccagagtagtgatgctcgtcgagcgggcaggtgcgggcagcatcGGTTGAAGACCATGCATTtaattttactagcatttaagagcagttagcgactacggaaggagtgttgtatggtattgaagctcgtctggagttTTGACATAAAGCAATAAAGGTAAGATGGATATCGATTTGAGACCTGACATGTTGTATTTTAGTATATGCTTTTCATGTTACTCAGAATCATACATTTTTCAAAGATTTCTCACAAAATTGTAACATCTCTGAAATGTCAATGAAGCACTGAGAATATGCCAAGCTTTATTTTCCAATACTTTTACATGCAATTGTTTCTTTTTGCGACCTCTGGAAACCGCTTTGACGACGACTACCACCACAAGAAGAAACCTGAACCTCTGTCAACAGCTCTGCGCTTATTATCGTCTGTATTAGGTTCTCACGTTTTAAACCTAATAATGAGAAAATCAATGCTTTCACAATGCCTAAAATGCTAGTGGTAGTTACCTTCTTTTTTTTAGGGCACATTGACAggtttttcacctagtcggctctggGTATTTGAACCAGGAACATTTTGTTTACTgtcccaatgctcttaactgctaggctaactGCTGCACAATTGTATAACATTGAGgtccttgaaaataaaaattaaatgcTTGAAAAACTCAGAGTTTGACTTGCCAATGCCTGGATAAACCCTGCTtaaaggatgtatagtcctaggcCTTTGGGCTAATTTGAATATATTTGTTTAAGTACACGTGAAACTGCTTAAAAATGAATAACTCAAAACATTTTGAGCCCAATGTCACAGAAAGATGTATATGAGATCAATCGTATACCGTGGTATTTGGAAATGGCCAGAGGATGGTATTTCTGTACCGCTCACACCTATTTATTTGAAGTTTTTCAATAAATGTTCATATTTGTAGCTACTTAATTAAATACCTGCAGCCAACTTGTGCAATACACTAGGAGATAAAGCAGGTTGCTCTCTTTCACCGGTCACATTATTTAACATTATAAAGCTTACCATAGTTCTCGAACAGTTGAGCCAGCAAAATTCTTGTGCCAATTTTATGAAGCAATTTTATCCGATAATGTATTTCTGTATATTTTTGCTTTAGGACATTTATATAATATTTTTCTTACATTTAGTTCAGCTGGAAAGCTGCAAGCTTCCAAAGTTTTGAATAGAAAAGGCCATTAAAGACTGTCTTAAGCCTTTTCTGCATCAACAGCCATTATTGAtatcttgtttttgtgtattgTATTAAACTGAAACATGTATTTGTTTGCATGTCTATTTTTAATAATCCCTGTTTTTGTATCAAGTCTAAGACTTTGACCATTCTATTGCTTATGAGTGTAGTTATTATTGTATTGTCACCGGGTGTCCTATTCACTGTTTCTTGTGGATGCCGATACTTAAGTTTTATATATGCAACGAGCTGCTAGCCAACATGTTTTAAaccagtggtcaccaactggGTGATCAACTGGTCCATCTCCAAGTCATTCCTTGTCGagcaccaaacatttctgtaaaaaacccaACGATAAAGCCTTACGTTCCTATTTTTGTCATTTGTTTCACGCTGTTGGCGATATGTGCACTTTATTCAGAAGCCCTAGTGCCGGGAAGGCAAGCTcttcccattttgaaccatttcatgtgtctgaaggttgAACTCCACCTACCTGGCAGGCCCAGAGGTAAAACCAAGTGCACCTTTaggcctaccgctggccaatcagcTCAGATCACCATGTCTGCAGTTTGTTTGTGCCATAGACTCTAGAAATAAGTCTGGAGCGCACAGCAAAGTTGTTGATAGTGTGAGATTTAAaaaacttttaaaaccatgactagagcgACTCAACGAATACAGTATGGTTTTGAGCGAGTTCATGTTTAAattgttattcagcactgtcaatcAGCACTTTGTGCATTTTAGGGCTTATAAAAGTTTTGAACATTCTCTCTACTTCCACTcatgctacaaccagcactgcagctgtaatgatTGAGTAGCAAAGTGTTTCGGTAAGCTTGCGTTATTATTAGCGGCTTGTCATTTAATATCCAGggatatttcactttctctggtcataggagtaacaacatgagtTGGTGCATGATGCAGAAATTAGGTTTGCCGTTAGCTGGAATACGATGTCCCCTTTCCTCAGCGGGAGGGAGCGTGGCAGGACGGTGAGGCAGCCTTGCTGCTgtactctcttcctccctctctgaccATCAGACGAAGGCCATCAGTCCAGTGcaattttaaaatgctaattatTATGCTCTGCTGTGCAAATTCTGTTACCAGTTTGATTATGTACCTCAAATGAGTTAATATAATTTCAAAATGGTCTGAGAACAGCACTGGCAGGTGaattcaagcatagccaatatacactgataatgtattgggcctgtaCCCTACTGCCCAAACCTCCATTGCTACAAAACGGTTTTTAATAGGTTCATGTTGCACAGGCTTATGTTTAAGTCATGTTTGGAAAAAATCTCAGCTTGCGTTTTGACTTTGATCTTGACTCAAGTTCGGTGAGCACTGTTTTTAAATAATTGATAGACTGCTTGTTAGACAGTTAATAGCCAGCATTTCATTTAGCTCTAGGAAGGTAATAGGCCAGCCAGCAAGCCAACTGTTGCTTACTTAGAAGTAACGGCTAACTAGCTTAGTAACTCTTTGCTGAAAATCTGTGTTCTGATCATCTCTTTTGCTCCTTCCAGCAGATTCACAATATGGTGGCAGTATTAGAAGTTATCACATACTTGGAGAAATTCCCTATCACCAAAGAAGCACTTGAGGTAAGACCCAAAGCTTTTTAAGTGCTTTAATTGTTGCCTGTGACAACGATTTTGGTATTCTTAAAACGATAAATTGGGATTTTGGTAACTTAGCCTTTTTTGATCTATTTTGCTAGTATTGGCTTGTGAACTACCTCCAACCTCCTTTATACTGGACACATAGACATAGAAATGggatccacaagttcatctgactctgggcctcattgccaaaattcaaaagtatccctttaacaacTTTTTATTTGAATTACCAATTTAGGAAACCCGATTGGGGAAACTGATCAATGACGTGAGGAAGAAGACCAAGGATAAAGACCTTGCCAAGCGTGCCAAGAAGCTTTTGCGGAGCTGGCAGAAATTGATTGACCCAGGGCAAAATGAGACTCCATCACGGGGGGCAGTAAGTGTCTCGGGCTCTGCCAATGGCAGTGCCCACCCCTGTTGGACTGACGTTCCACCCCCTGACGTATCCCTGGCAGGCAAAGGTGTCCAAGAGGTCAAAACCAGAAATGACGTCCACAACACCTACTCGCCCAAAGCGGAGAAGTCAAGCAGCAGGAAGCGTAGAGGGGAGCAGGACAGTGTGCACTTACCGGCCAAAACCTCCAAGATGTCCCCCAACGAGCAGATGCACAACTCTACTCTGCCGCCACCTCCCACAAATGGGATTGCAGGTAACCCTGAGGCTCCCCAAGACCTAGAGGCTACACCTTCGCCAGACAGGGCCCGGACAGAGCACATTGAGAATGAAAAACACAGTAGAATCCCTGTCAATGCTGTTAAACCTCACCCCAGCTCCCCGGGCCTCGCCAAACTACCTAGCACTTCCTCTTTACTCAAGACTGCTGTGTTGCAGCAGCAAGCAAGGCTGGACGAAGGAGGGGGGCAATATCTGACCAAAAGCCCCCGCTGCCTTTCAAGTCCACGGACTATGAAGCAAGAGACTATGTCCAAGCACTCTTCAACATATGCACCAAAAGGGACTATCCCAAGCCCAGCTCGGAGTCCTCGCTTGCCTTCGTCCCAGCTTTTAACGTCCCCAGCCCAAGTGTCTCATGTGAATGGGCCGCCACCCCCTGCCCATAGGGCCTCACTGCACTGGCCTGGCTCCTCAGAGGCCACCACCAATCCCCCACACAGCACTGGAACACTGGAACCCCCGCCTGTCTTCCTTCCCACCAACCATCCCGCCCCACAAAACTCTGAGTGCGCGGAACTCCACAGACCCACCCCCTCTGTAGTGGTGGTCAAGGCTGAGGCAGAAGTCTCTGCCTCCAGCTCGGACCGCAAAAAGAGGAAGAAGTATAGGTCCAGGGACTACTCTGTCAACCTGCAGGGGCAGGACACAGAGGACAAAACAAAGCCTGTGAGGTTAAAAGAACGCAGGCTAACGTTTGACCCTGTGACTGGACAGATCAAGTCCATGGTACATAAAGAACCCTGTCAGGTGGAGGAACCCCCAATGCCACCTCCCCCTAAGCCCCAGCAGAGAACTGATCTGCATCCACAGCAGCCTCCCGCTCCCACCCCTAGCCCCTTCCAACAGACTAACTGGAAAGAGCTGTCCCGAAACGAGATCATCCAGTCCTACCTAAACCTTCAGAGCAACGTGCTCACATCCTCAAGGGTCCAGGCCCCCGGCGCGCACTTTTTCATGTCAGAATACCTGAAACGGGAGGAGAGTGATCTCAGGGAGGCAAGGCGAGGAGTCCATGTCTTGCAGCTGGACAGCTCGGTAATGGACACACCTGGAGTGAGCCGAGAGGTGACCGACAAGGACCTCCACAGAGTACATACGGAGCACTGGCAAGGGGTAAATGGTTGTTACGACACCAAGGGCACTTGGTTCGACTGGACGGAGTGTATATCGTTGGACCCACATGGGGACGAGAGCAAACTGAATATCCTGCCATATATTTGCCTAGACTGAGATAGGGTGTCTGTCCCAAGTTTGTTAAAGGGCTTTCAGTTCTGTTTTTCAAAAATAAAAAGTTGCAGGAAAGATGTGCCCGTTTGCAGAGTGCTGCTACTAACAATTAATTGCAAACTAGGGTTCTAGTGTATGGTTGGCTGGAGTTTAGCTTTCCAGTTATGTGCTCAGAGGGTGTTGAAAGCGTTCATCTAGCACAGTTAAAGCCGAACGTGTCCAGCGAGTGGAGTACTGACACCTATTTGGGAGTTACAAGAAGCTTTATGTGACATATACAAAAATAAATTATACAATTTCTTATCATGTATGCAtctatttatttgacctttttcagttttttttttaggTTTATGGAAACAATGTGCAAATCCTGTAGAGCTTTTCTGTTTGCATCACATACTGTTGACCTGTTCTGCAATGCAAAAGAGGCATAACATTGTTTTACACATTATTTTGTTTTTGGTTGGCCGTTACATGTTGGCGATCCAACATTCCATTCCTCACCACTCTGTTCTGATGTACACATGCAATCGAGCGTTTCTTTCCGGAGGAAGTTTAACAAAAAATGTGCCTCCTTTTGTTCAATCAACAAAGTATTTCAGAAGTTCTTTGTTTTTCCATTTACTTATTCCCCAACAATCCTCACCCAGGCAGAAAATGTTGAAACAGAGGGTACTAATACAACTGTGAGGATGAGGAAATGTTTGTATGCTGGAACTATACTTGTTAACATTCCTTTTAGCTATCGTTTTGGCTTATGAAATTGAATCACAAGACTTTCAGAGTTGAACAGCCTTAATGAATATACAGAAATGAGAGCTTTGTATTTAGTTTAGAGGCAGGCATCTTCTGTAATTTCATAATTTACATTAAGGTATGTGTAGATACAAACAACACCTGCGAGGTCCacattatttttttctctcaatttTCCTCATCTTTCATGGGTTTGTATTTCAGGAATGTTCTACTCATTGAGAAGCGTGCATGATGGTAAATGAACAAGTGTCGTTTCTTTTGCTATTTCTTTGAAAACTACAAACTTAATAGAGCGCATTCTTCACGTTTTCCATGTGACAATTTGGAGAagtagtttttttatttttttgttctcGTCTTGCCACGGTTCTCCACATATGACATGACTTCAGATGGGGGTACGGTCAGACTGTGCGCCGCTACATTCATCCCTACCAATGTGCCTTTTTGATGTCAAATTTGGATTCGCTTTCGCATAACACTCCTGTCCTTGGAACTAGGTTTGTGTGTGGGAATTCCATGTCTGATGATGCTGGACTATGCACCATCTTTTTTTCTTAAGCAGTGGTCCTTAGTGAACACTGATCCAGAATGGGTAAATTGCAGACAATGAGGCATCACTCAAACACAGCTCGCAATAACAAAATGCTAAAGATGATTGATGTGGATCTGGTCAGTTTGACTGGGACATCTTTCTTTGTTCAGTGTTTAACATCTCATTTGTTTGAAAAATAAAGTGATCTAAACCCTATGCACAGTTTTGTCATTTGCGATAAGACTTCATTCTTACGCAATATAAACCCAGATGTTTTTGTGTTGTATTCATGATGGGGTTATTGACCTGTTAATGTTAGCATTTAATATGGTACAAACAATGTTtgtctacagtatataggtaCATTACTCGTTTCCATTGTGTGTTCTCAGTGAATCCTCATGGGGGAGCACTTGGCTGTTTTTTGAAGTGATATGGAAATTCAAAAGTTTTAAACATGGTTTTGATTGGGTTATGACAAGTTCTGCGGTTAAACTGTGTCGAACATCACTTACAAAAAAGtgcagtatgctgcaaatactgTCCAAAATGCAGTATAGCTGTCCAAAATACCTCAGTCGACTGCAGATATTGCAGTTTCAAACCGGCATTCTTttttgagaattgttttgtatcTTTGAATTGCAAAGGGGTGTCTCACTTCCTTGAGTGGTTTCACTTCCTTGAGTGGTTTTGTTATGACAAACCGCAACTATCGACACACTTTTCCCCTCCTGATAAGATAACCATGTCTACATGCATTTCAGAACATCTCAGTGCAGAACCCTTCCCATCAACACATGACTAAGCTGCTCAGTGCACTTTTACCTCACCTGGGGCCTCATTCATAAATGTTGCGGATGTACAAAATATACCCAAAAACGTGCTCCAGTTTTCCTACAAAAGTTGGTATTTATAAAAACAACTTGGTATGAGAATGTCACTGGGAGAATTTCAATTGCATATTCCTTTAATCCTCTCGACCCACTGGCGGAGAATGTCAGAGGGGTGGAACCTCATGCTTTCTCATCCAAAGGGTTTTGAGGAGGCAAGGAGAGCACGTGAGGAGTACGCAATTGAGATTCCCCCTCAactcagcgtttcccaaacttggtcgtTCAGGAacccaaggggtgcacattttggtttttgctctagcaCTACTCAGCTTGATGATCACGCACTCCTTGGGGTACCGAGTTTGGAAAGTCCTGCCTTAACGCAATGCAAATTGTAGACCATGTGTGTGCACATTTTCTAGTGTTTGAAGGATTTGGTGCATTCCTATGCTTCGACCTTGCTGATGATTGACAAATCTTACAACACCTGGTGAGATATTTAGTatgtatcagctaaccacatagtgcattcggaaagtattcagacaccttgactttttccacattttgttacgttacagccttatactaaaattgatttaaatacaacatttccctcatcaatctacacaaaacaccccataatgacagagccaaaaactgttttttttacataagtattcagaccttttgcgatgagactcgaaattgagctccggtggaTCCTGTtcacattgatcatccttgggatgtttcttcaacttgattggagtgtacctgtggtaaattcaaatgattggacatgatttggaaaggcacacacctgtctatataaggtcccacagttgacagtacatgtcagagcaaaaatcaagccatgaggttgaaggaattgtccgtagagctccagaGACATGAtagtgtcaaggcacagatctggggaacggtaccaaaatatttctgtagcattgaatgtccccaagaacacaatggtctcattcttaaatggaggaagtttggaaccaccaagactcttcctagagctggccgcccgaccaaactgagaaattgggggagaagggccttggtcagggaggtgaccaagaacctgatggtcagtctgacagtgctccagagttcctctgtggagatgggataaccttccagaagggcaaccatctctgcagcacttcaccagtggccagacggaagataCTCGTAGGTAAAaccagcctgcttggagtttgccaaaaggcaccagaaacaagattctctggtctgatgaaaccaagagtgAGCTATTTGGCTTAAATGCCACATCaggagtaaacctggcaccatccctagagCTGGTGGTGGCAGATGACCCATCTGCCACATCCGATGTGAGGGGCAAGTTATTGGTTTGATCAAGGCCAGCTTGATGGATACAGTTTATCCAATGATTGTAGCtgttaactaggtaagtcagttaagaacacattcttatttacaatggcagcttaggaacagtgggttaactgccttgttcagaatgacagatgtttaccttgtcagctcggggattcgatctaccaaccttccggttgctggcccaacacactaaccactaggctacctgccaccccatgttttcactattattccacaatgtagaaaatagtaaaaataaagaaaaaccctggaatgagtaggtatgtccaaacttttgaacggtactgTATATGCCAATGCTGTTTTATATGCTTGTTTTTGCTTAATACTGTGCTATGTCGGATTGTATGAAGATTGACAGATTGGCATAAAAAGCTGtatttgtctgtttttttttgtgtggtaTCGATAAAGGTATTTGATTGGGAAATGATGATAAATTTTCATGAGGTGAAATTAATTCATCTATAAATGTGGGGGGAGAAGGATGCCCTGCAAAACAATATCTGTTTGGTTTAAATTCCCCTGGTGCAACGACATGGTATTTGCATCTATCACGAGTCTGGACTATGGTCAATTAAGCCATATCAATGGATGTAATGGGttaatgtaaaataatgaattAGGTTGGCTTCCACTTATGGCACTTCCAAGGCCGTTCCATGATGATTAATACGGTCGTGTCAAACATGTTATATACATTGGTTATTGTAGCAAGGCATATGCCAGCATTATAGGCCTACTGCCTCTGCTCGTGGCCTGCTAGGCGATGGCCGTTAAGACCTCACTTCGCCACGTATGAGCCCTGGTTAAAGACCCTGTTGCAGCTTTCACTTTATTCCACTACATTGGTGGCAGCGATGGGACCACGTCCAGCTCACATCTAGTTATGTGATCTAGTGGTGGGAAGCATTCTGTTCTAAAACATTGTGTTGGGTGTAATTACATTGATATAACTAGTGTACAATGGATAAGCAACAATGGGTGTGACAGAAGCAGTCACTACAGGTGTGATCAAGCCTTACAGTCCATCAAAGTTGCCCGAAGCTGAATGAAAAAGTGTTACGCCCTGACCAGTTATTCAGAAGAAAAT from Oncorhynchus masou masou isolate Uvic2021 chromosome 3, UVic_Omas_1.1, whole genome shotgun sequence includes these protein-coding regions:
- the crsp7 gene encoding mediator of RNA polymerase II transcription subunit 26 isoform X1, whose translation is MTTASATPQQMRDRLLQAIDSRSNQIHNMVAVLEVITYLEKFPITKEALEETRLGKLINDVRKKTKDKDLAKRAKKLLRSWQKLIDPGQNETPSRGAVSVSGSANGSAHPCWTDVPPPDVSLAGKGVQEVKTRNDVHNTYSPKAEKSSSRKRRGEQDSVHLPAKTSKMSPNEQMHNSTLPPPPTNGIAGNPEAPQDLEATPSPDRARTEHIENEKHSRIPVNAVKPHPSSPGLAKLPSTSSLLKTAVLQQQARLDEGGGQYLTKSPRCLSSPRTMKQETMSKHSSTYAPKGTIPSPARSPRLPSSQLLTSPAQVSHVNGPPPPAHRASLHWPGSSEATTNPPHSTGTLEPPPVFLPTNHPAPQNSECAELHRPTPSVVVVKAEAEVSASSSDRKKRKKYRSRDYSVNLQGQDTEDKTKPVRLKERRLTFDPVTGQIKSMVHKEPCQVEEPPMPPPPKPQQRTDLHPQQPPAPTPSPFQQTNWKELSRNEIIQSYLNLQSNVLTSSRVQAPGAHFFMSEYLKREESDLREARRGVHVLQLDSSVMDTPGVSREVTDKDLHRVHTEHWQGVNGCYDTKGTWFDWTECISLDPHGDESKLNILPYICLD
- the crsp7 gene encoding mediator of RNA polymerase II transcription subunit 26 isoform X2; the protein is MTTASATPQQMRDRLLQAIDSRSNIHNMVAVLEVITYLEKFPITKEALEETRLGKLINDVRKKTKDKDLAKRAKKLLRSWQKLIDPGQNETPSRGAVSVSGSANGSAHPCWTDVPPPDVSLAGKGVQEVKTRNDVHNTYSPKAEKSSSRKRRGEQDSVHLPAKTSKMSPNEQMHNSTLPPPPTNGIAGNPEAPQDLEATPSPDRARTEHIENEKHSRIPVNAVKPHPSSPGLAKLPSTSSLLKTAVLQQQARLDEGGGQYLTKSPRCLSSPRTMKQETMSKHSSTYAPKGTIPSPARSPRLPSSQLLTSPAQVSHVNGPPPPAHRASLHWPGSSEATTNPPHSTGTLEPPPVFLPTNHPAPQNSECAELHRPTPSVVVVKAEAEVSASSSDRKKRKKYRSRDYSVNLQGQDTEDKTKPVRLKERRLTFDPVTGQIKSMVHKEPCQVEEPPMPPPPKPQQRTDLHPQQPPAPTPSPFQQTNWKELSRNEIIQSYLNLQSNVLTSSRVQAPGAHFFMSEYLKREESDLREARRGVHVLQLDSSVMDTPGVSREVTDKDLHRVHTEHWQGVNGCYDTKGTWFDWTECISLDPHGDESKLNILPYICLD
- the crsp7 gene encoding mediator of RNA polymerase II transcription subunit 26 isoform X3, with product MVAVLEVITYLEKFPITKEALEETRLGKLINDVRKKTKDKDLAKRAKKLLRSWQKLIDPGQNETPSRGAVSVSGSANGSAHPCWTDVPPPDVSLAGKGVQEVKTRNDVHNTYSPKAEKSSSRKRRGEQDSVHLPAKTSKMSPNEQMHNSTLPPPPTNGIAGNPEAPQDLEATPSPDRARTEHIENEKHSRIPVNAVKPHPSSPGLAKLPSTSSLLKTAVLQQQARLDEGGGQYLTKSPRCLSSPRTMKQETMSKHSSTYAPKGTIPSPARSPRLPSSQLLTSPAQVSHVNGPPPPAHRASLHWPGSSEATTNPPHSTGTLEPPPVFLPTNHPAPQNSECAELHRPTPSVVVVKAEAEVSASSSDRKKRKKYRSRDYSVNLQGQDTEDKTKPVRLKERRLTFDPVTGQIKSMVHKEPCQVEEPPMPPPPKPQQRTDLHPQQPPAPTPSPFQQTNWKELSRNEIIQSYLNLQSNVLTSSRVQAPGAHFFMSEYLKREESDLREARRGVHVLQLDSSVMDTPGVSREVTDKDLHRVHTEHWQGVNGCYDTKGTWFDWTECISLDPHGDESKLNILPYICLD